The Cervus elaphus chromosome 21, mCerEla1.1, whole genome shotgun sequence genome window below encodes:
- the PLAG1 gene encoding zinc finger protein PLAG1 isoform X2: MATHSPEKTHKCNYCEKMFHRKDHLKNHLHTHDPNKETFKCEECGKSYNTKLGFKRHLALHAATSGDLTCKVCLQTFESTGVLLEHLKSHAGKSAGGVKEKKHPCEHCDRRFYTRKDVRRHMVVHTGRKDFLCQYCAQRFGRKDHLTRHMKKSHNQELLKVKTEPVDFLDPFTCNVSVPIKDELLPVMSLPSSELLSKPFPSTLQLNLYNTPFQSVQSSGSAHQMITTLPLGMTCPIDMDAVHPSHHLSFKYPFSSTSYAISIPEKEQPLKGEIESYLMELQGGMPSSSQDSPASSSKLGLEPQLGSLEDSAGDLSLSKSSISISDPLNTPALDFSQLFNFIPLNGPPYNPISVGSLGMSYSQEEAHSSVSQLPPQSQDLPDPASTIGLGSLHSLSAAFTSSLSTSTTLPRFHQAFQ; this comes from the coding sequence ATGGCTACGCACTCTCCCGAGAAAACCCACAAGTGTAACTATTGCGAGAAAATGTTTCACCGGAAGGACCACCTGAAGAACCACCTGCACACGCACGACCCCAACAAAGAGACGTTCAAGTGCGAAGAGTGTGGCAAGAGCTACAACACCAAGCTGGGCTTCAAGCGGCACCTGGCCCTGCACGCGGCCACGAGCGGCGACCTCACCTGCAAGGTGTGCCTGCAGACGTTCGAGAGCACCGGCGTGCTGCTGGAGCACCTGAAGTCGCACGCGGGCAAGTCGGCGGGCGGCGTGAAGGAGAAGAAGCACCCATGCGAGCACTGCGACCGCCGCTTCTACACGCGCAAGGACGTGCGCCGACACATGGTGGTGCACACGGGAAGGAAGGACTTCCTCTGCCAGTACTGCGCTCAGAGGTTCGGGCGCAAGGATCACCTGACGCGGCACATGAAGAAGAGCCACAACCAGGAGCTCCTGAAGGTCAAGACGGAGCCCGTGGACTTCCTGGATCCCTTCACCTGCAACGTGTCGGTGCCCATCAAGGACGAGCTCCTCCCGGTGATGTCGCTGCCCTCCAGCGAGCTGCTGTCCAAGCCGTTCCCCAGCACGCTGCAGCTGAACCTCTACAACACTCCGTTCCAGTCCGTGCAGAGCTCGGGCTCTGCCCACCAGATGATCACCACCCTGCCTTTGGGCATGACGTGCCCCATAGACATGGATGCTGTCCACCCCTCCCACCACCTTTCCTTCAAGTACCCGTTCAGTTCTACCTCATACGCCATCTCTATTCCCGAAAAAGAACAGCCCTTGAAGGGGGAGATTGAGAGCTACCTGATGGAGCTGCAGGGcggcatgccctcctcctcccaggacTCTCCAGCGTCCTCGTCCAAACTGGGGTTGGAGCCACAGCTCGGGTCCCTGGAGGACAGCGCGGGGGACCTCTCCCTGTCCAAAAGCTCCATCTCCATCAGTGACCCCCTGAACACACCAGCATTGGATTTCTCTCAGCTGTTCAATTTCATACCGTTAAACGGCCCTCCCTATAACCCGATCTCGGTGGGGAGCCTGGGGATGAGCTACTCCCAGGAGGAGGCACACTCTTCCGTGTCTCAGCTCCCCCCGCAGAGCCAGGACCTGCCGGATCCTGCCAGCACCATAGGGCTGGGCTCTCTGCACTCGCTGTCCGCAGCCTTCACCAGTAGTCTGAGCACGAGCACAACCCTGCCGCGTTTCCACCAGGCTTTCCAGTAG
- the PLAG1 gene encoding zinc finger protein PLAG1 isoform X1 yields the protein MATVIPGDLSEVRDTQKVPSGKRKRGETKPRKNFPCQLCDKAFNSVEKLKVHSYSHTGERPYKCIQQDCTKAFVSKYKLQRHMATHSPEKTHKCNYCEKMFHRKDHLKNHLHTHDPNKETFKCEECGKSYNTKLGFKRHLALHAATSGDLTCKVCLQTFESTGVLLEHLKSHAGKSAGGVKEKKHPCEHCDRRFYTRKDVRRHMVVHTGRKDFLCQYCAQRFGRKDHLTRHMKKSHNQELLKVKTEPVDFLDPFTCNVSVPIKDELLPVMSLPSSELLSKPFPSTLQLNLYNTPFQSVQSSGSAHQMITTLPLGMTCPIDMDAVHPSHHLSFKYPFSSTSYAISIPEKEQPLKGEIESYLMELQGGMPSSSQDSPASSSKLGLEPQLGSLEDSAGDLSLSKSSISISDPLNTPALDFSQLFNFIPLNGPPYNPISVGSLGMSYSQEEAHSSVSQLPPQSQDLPDPASTIGLGSLHSLSAAFTSSLSTSTTLPRFHQAFQ from the exons ATGGCCACTGTCATTCCTGGTGATTTGTCAGAAGTAAGAGATACCCAGAAAGTCCCTTCAGGGAAACGTAAGCGTGGTGAAACCAAACCAAGAAAAAACTTTCCTTGCCAACTGTGTGACAAGGCCTTTAACAGTGTTGAGAAATTAAAGGTGCACTCCTACTCTCACACAGGAGAGAGGCCCTACAAGTGCATACAACAAGACTGCACGAAAGCCTTTGTTTCTAAGTACAAATTACAAAG GCACATGGCTACGCACTCTCCCGAGAAAACCCACAAGTGTAACTATTGCGAGAAAATGTTTCACCGGAAGGACCACCTGAAGAACCACCTGCACACGCACGACCCCAACAAAGAGACGTTCAAGTGCGAAGAGTGTGGCAAGAGCTACAACACCAAGCTGGGCTTCAAGCGGCACCTGGCCCTGCACGCGGCCACGAGCGGCGACCTCACCTGCAAGGTGTGCCTGCAGACGTTCGAGAGCACCGGCGTGCTGCTGGAGCACCTGAAGTCGCACGCGGGCAAGTCGGCGGGCGGCGTGAAGGAGAAGAAGCACCCATGCGAGCACTGCGACCGCCGCTTCTACACGCGCAAGGACGTGCGCCGACACATGGTGGTGCACACGGGAAGGAAGGACTTCCTCTGCCAGTACTGCGCTCAGAGGTTCGGGCGCAAGGATCACCTGACGCGGCACATGAAGAAGAGCCACAACCAGGAGCTCCTGAAGGTCAAGACGGAGCCCGTGGACTTCCTGGATCCCTTCACCTGCAACGTGTCGGTGCCCATCAAGGACGAGCTCCTCCCGGTGATGTCGCTGCCCTCCAGCGAGCTGCTGTCCAAGCCGTTCCCCAGCACGCTGCAGCTGAACCTCTACAACACTCCGTTCCAGTCCGTGCAGAGCTCGGGCTCTGCCCACCAGATGATCACCACCCTGCCTTTGGGCATGACGTGCCCCATAGACATGGATGCTGTCCACCCCTCCCACCACCTTTCCTTCAAGTACCCGTTCAGTTCTACCTCATACGCCATCTCTATTCCCGAAAAAGAACAGCCCTTGAAGGGGGAGATTGAGAGCTACCTGATGGAGCTGCAGGGcggcatgccctcctcctcccaggacTCTCCAGCGTCCTCGTCCAAACTGGGGTTGGAGCCACAGCTCGGGTCCCTGGAGGACAGCGCGGGGGACCTCTCCCTGTCCAAAAGCTCCATCTCCATCAGTGACCCCCTGAACACACCAGCATTGGATTTCTCTCAGCTGTTCAATTTCATACCGTTAAACGGCCCTCCCTATAACCCGATCTCGGTGGGGAGCCTGGGGATGAGCTACTCCCAGGAGGAGGCACACTCTTCCGTGTCTCAGCTCCCCCCGCAGAGCCAGGACCTGCCGGATCCTGCCAGCACCATAGGGCTGGGCTCTCTGCACTCGCTGTCCGCAGCCTTCACCAGTAGTCTGAGCACGAGCACAACCCTGCCGCGTTTCCACCAGGCTTTCCAGTAG